In the Zingiber officinale cultivar Zhangliang chromosome 5A, Zo_v1.1, whole genome shotgun sequence genome, TTAATGAGCCTTCAATGGCTCCCTGTTCTCCTCTATCTCCCCCTTTCTCAAATCCGTCGTACATAATTTCACAATAATCCAACTCCAAAGAGTTAAATTGAACAACCCAACACTAAATTGAACAACCTTAACCTTTGACGACAGTAAACCAACTCCAAAGAGTTAAATTGTTTTCCAGAATTatcaaacaaaaacaaaattctTAACCGAACAAAAAGATAATTAGGGAACGAATAAATTTGAAGGGAAAAAGGATACGAAAAATATCGAATCTCACCATCATAAGTTCGAATAGGGTGTCCTGGTCGACTTTAACGAATTTGTCATCCCAAGACTTGAGTTTTTCCTTGTCGTCGGACGACTTGGCAGGATCATCGAGAACGTGCTTCTGGCAGTACTCAATGATCTTGACAAGGATCCTGGAGTTGACGTTGGGGAGGGGGATCGTGTCCTCTGCACAGTCGAACTCGACCATGTGCTCGATGGTCTTGGACACCATGGCCACCGCAGCGTCCACCTCAAACGCCTCGCCGTCGGAGCTCAACAGGGTGATCTTCTTCTTGTCCATGGCAATCGGCGAACGGAGGAAGCGATCGTTCAAGCAGACGGAAACCCTAAACGAGGGAGGGAGAGGATTCGAAGCAACCGACGAAGAAGATTAACGAGTCGATTGAACCACAATGGCAGGCGGGGCATAGCATTATATAGTGATCGAGGGGGGCAGTTATTGCCGCGAAAAAGTCTCTGGCAATTGAATTCGTATTTTGAATTAGAAAAACTTTATCATTATAATTCATGaatttagaagaagaagaaaaatattttgttaaatacGGACGATGATATAAATACCatataaacttaaaatttactTTAATCATACAAATTTTCTTAAcaaatcatttaaatttttttacttaaatttgtaatttattaAAATCTTGTAATTAAAGAACAATCAATTGTAATCAAGCTAATAaatcaataataatttttaggaaaaaatatcttttaattttagtatatttatattaaaataacatCTCATCTTAattttttatctcaaaaatattttccattgtattataatatattatcatAGTCAAAATTGctctaacaaataaaattactatGACATTAGTTAAAATTAGTTAGATGTTAATCAAAATTATTCTAGCGTTTGTTGAAATTGTCCTAATATTATcgtaatatcaaaattattacaaCGTAAATGATTTTTATCAAAACTAGCACTATTAgcaattttgttaaaattatttggtCAATGAGGATATATCAAATTCGGTAAGAGAATTGATCTATATGAATTAAACCATCTCTCAGAAATACTTAGTGAGAGAATGAAAAGATTCATTTTgtgtataaaaaatatataatttactaaCAAGAACCTTAAACATACTTCAAAAAAATCATGGAGGCTGCATTCAACCATGAGATTTGCCATCGTTTCTTCATGCATAGGTAATGCGACCTCAAAAGAGGACTTTCACATTACTTGATATATTAGTGTGATAGAAAATTCAACCCTATCTATATAGATACTATCCCAACATAACTCAAGTTGGATGACCCCATTGACTCCCGGATGGGTCCACTAACCCCCTTGAATAATGTTGGTGTCTATATAATTTTGGTCATGCTACATTTGTTAAATGGGCTCTTGTTCAAGATGTTTTAGCTGGAATCTCAAATGAAATTTAGaatatttaaacaaaaaaaaaagagatccAATTAAAAGAGACAAGTAGTTTGATACTcaggtatttttttaaacttttttttaattgacataggattaaagtaattaaaaaatcttgatttatcattttttttttcttttctcttctcttctctactTGCATATACAAAAATAGGAAAGACTAAGGAGAAGTTGGCATGCATTGGGAGAGCCACAACACCTCATGTCAGTCATGTGTATAGGTTAAGCATTCAATTAGAATCTAAGTGATTCATATAATTCGAAATCAAataaattgaattatttttaaaataattcaactaatcaaattttgttattaaaattaaacaaatcaaattttattggaaattgaattaatcaaattaaaaatatttaaaatatttaataaaaaaattatttggtctaatataaaaaatttaatttttattattatttaataaaatttttaatctattaaacttaattgatttttaaaactttaaaattaaatcaatttaataacATATGTTTAAACAAAAAACCGAACGTAAGGATAAATCAAACtaaatttccaaaataatttAGTTCAATTGATTATTTCaatttaatctaaattaaattaattcaattcaattgattatttcaatttaatctaaattttgtCAAAATGTATGTAACAATTACCAAATGAAATTTTCTTAATGTTGACctaaaaatgttaaatttttgGACTGTCCATACTTTTTGATTTACTATGATAGCtagtggaaaatttttataaaatcaattaaaattataagtTGGACACCTATTGCTAACTatataaaaaacaattttcttttcattatcatcttgttgatatttttttattatttggtaATCTAATTATCATGTTTTCTAAccgattaattttgaaagtagCTCATCTAGCTCTACGGAAATTTACCATAAGTTATCACGATAAATTCAGAAGTATATCGTCGAATGGAAGGGAGAGGAGGTTTTGTGATGTTCTTCTACAATACAGAATCCTTGGCCTATGTGAGGAAAACTTAGGTATCCTTAAGTAAATGACTGAAATCCTGTCCAAGAAAGAGACCCAAGTCATAATAATTCGGCTGACTTGTTTTTTCCTTAAAAATTTTTGATCTCTAATGGACCTCTCAATATGTAAAGCAAGAGTACATTGTAATTTCTTTAGTTCAACAAAGAGCATATCTCGGTCTCAACTTCAATGAGATGCTGGCCAGCATACAGACGAATCTGTCCCTTTCTCACAACAAATAGCTTTAAAGCATCCGAATTTAGTGCCTCTGTAAGTTCCCGCAAATGCCAATCATCTTGATTCAATATCATGCATTTCCGAGAAAATAATTCATAGTTCAGCTACATTTATTAGCATTAAAAAAATTGCTTTGTGCATTGTCAACTTTTAAGATACGGCTACAAAGATGGCCAAATCTTATACAACCTCTAAGAATTAATTTTTGTTGCATCAGTGAATTAGTCGAAGTGTTAACTTTGGGAAAAGAAATATtgtattttgaaataattattaATCCTAACTCTAAAACGGTAGGAAATGGAAACGTGAGAACGTGCTCACGCTGTCCATTACTTTTAATAGAAAAAATCCATTTTACTCATGAGATAAACCCACGTTGCCTACTATTTTTAATGGAAAATGTCCATTTTACCCATGAGATAATTCACATTATAAAGGATACATCTAAGGATGGTTCAAAGGAAGTGTGTGTTGCGTTGATAAGACAGTGACGGAGAAGAACATTTACTgtgagatttggtttgtgaaattaTGAAGTTTtctgatcctgtgatcgctcttccgttAGCAAGTCCAATCGTCGCATATTGCAGATCTGTAGGAGATCGCTGTAAATATTTATCgtttacattttaattcatataTTTAGATTGCTACAATGGTATCATAGCGATGCTAGTTCTAAAAGCATGACTTGGTAAAAATGTTGCCCTTTTGCTCCTGTTTGTTGCGAAAAAAAAATCTATGATCGAGTGTGCTCTGTCGCTTACTGCCAGCATAGGGCGAGATTGTGTCCATGTCGTGATCTACCACAGTCACTGACGTCGAGAACAACCACTGTAATTAGACCTCGAGGGAATACCCACGGAGTTTGTCACCGATTTTGGTCGGAGTCGTGCTCATGGCTACCTCTAGCAGattgtatttggctttgtgtcaTTGGAGGATGCTGGCAAAAATATTCTGAGGTCGGTGACGACATCTAGGTTGGCCGACAACGTGCTTATGATCGGCTCTCgcgatttatatatatatatatatatatatatatatatataaaagtttacTTTTTATGCATGTATTTATATCAATGCATACAATTTGAAGAACCGATTTCTGTTGTGTAATTGAGTTCATTAAATTTGCTCAGTCTAATTTAAACTATTAGTtggtttaattaaattagtttgatTTAAATTAGAATTGATTTGCGTTGATTTAATTGGACTTAAACAAGATATGATCAGATGACTAGATTTGTTATAATGgatcaaatttgattaaataattagatttattctaatgaatcagacttaatccaatgggcattggtttgatcaaacagaCTTGAATTTGATCAATAAGTTTGAAATTAGATGAAATCAGCTTAGATCAAATAGTAACAGAATATTGTTGGTGAAgcgggccagcaagaggggaggggtgaattacttgaaacataaaaaaaaaataccctactcgttctttcaactcttaaggtgcaataataataaataaacataaaataacataatttaaagaagagattaagggattgacttggttacaacctaaatggttgttaatccaaggcggttgaaaaacTCAATcagagtctccttctctgaaggcggagaagctttttacacaATAAAAGGTTAAGTAGTTGCTAGGAAATTAGTATAAGAGTTGAtcattaatttcctagctccatggCTCTTTTTATAGGACCTGAAAACTCTATCTtcggcttgagggcgcctcccataagcatagagggtgcctccagcgtggcatttggataaagttttatccaaatgTGAAACAGTCACTTTGACtgggttgagggcaccctcaaagccatggagggtgccctcaatgtggagggcgccctcaatgttgCAGCGTATAAATAGCTCCAACTTCTTttcactccttttcttctttcgaagctccgatcgcttgggtgattactgtaggtccctttggaggccggcaagaggggaggggtgaattgccctacaaaataaaaccaaaaccccttctcggatattcaactaacttaaaagaacttgtaattaaaaaggcagagactaattaaaacagaaaatagacacagaggaattacttggtttgcaatcagaggattgctaatccaaggcaaagaaggcgcactaattgattctcctctgggcggagtagcctcttacagcgttgaaagcacagaaagaaataacacaaatgaaagcactggattacaagtagttgttcttaatgtatgattgcttctggaccaagactatatttatagtcttggtccgggcgcctggaagggttccgggcgccctggggggataaattttatcccccaacggtcggatcgagtcaaaactcgatcctgttgaggttccgggcgccccggtcggttccgggcacccggaatggttccgggcgcccggagccctaaggtcaacataggtTGTTTTTttgactccggttcagctcgtctcgatccagctcatctcggtccgggtctgtttgcTCCggttccgtttgcttgggtgatctcggccttccggaatagggctcacccgaacccatgttccggtcttctcctcgagcagccttccttcccggtttctcgtccttcgaacgccgcgcacgttcttctcgtctgccggtgtactcttccgcggtcacctcgtccctcggacgcaccgagcccgtcggctctctccccgtgccgtccttctcgttagccgtgtcttccgctcgacttcctgtgttcctaagctcctgcacacttagacacaagggttgaacAACGCAGGAcatagcttaacttgtttgatcacatcaaaacacctcggggttccaacaatctccccctttttgatgtgagtaacccaagttaagctagggaaaaaacagatgcaataaaaacaatttatttgcaattaagtccaaagatatttcaaaaaaaatttatatacctccccctagacttaacattcttctccccctttgatcacattaaaaataggggttctttaaacaagtctaaggtaaacaaaattttaagtgaattttttaaaaaaattctaaggcaattaatattaatttgtaaggcaatgtttcaaaggAAAAATGTATAGGAcagtattcatagaaaaatttctaagtcaattaaaaaaatttattttccaatttttttttaattataaattaattttaaatattttctaacacaaattgaataactcctttaaagcattaggtaaattaaattaatactttttcagttagtcaattaaacttttcatttcgatatttgacttccaggtcgtggagaggcactaggccttcttggttattggagcaacaaccacttccttagccaaagcctcataatgaaattagtcgtttaatttccttgctgaaaatgctaagtctaaatttaaattaaacaggtttttggaacccagtagaggtccctacctacagggttaaccaagtatttcctaggtacatagatttttgatatatttctaatttgactttgatgaaatctataataccaatttaaacctctataatttctaaaagtagaaatatttgaacttttatattttttcaatctttctatttcttcttttagtttttcattttcaattttcaatttatcaaaatcctttataagacatgattttgctaaaattctttttgtttcaaaattttcatcttttaatttgatattttcattttctaatttatacatggatttagtcattgccttaatcccagaataaagttgatcagggggtaaaaggcatacctcacttaccatatcggacttgaagcctgaatctccccctgcttcgctgccttcatctgaggtcgctcccccttcatcgatgctaggttctgatgagctttgcccttcgtaacttgccatcagcgctatcccaacatattcttgagcttctgattcggatgaagaagtgtcgtcccaagttgcttttatgttgtgtttcttgggtgtcttcattttgaccttcttgagttctgggcagtcttcccttaggtgtccctccttctgacactggtagcaccgtacctttcttctacctttttgattcttgttattctgcattttaaatttattagatctaaaaaactttttaaagtttcttaccatgtacacttcttgatcgtcttcggagtctgactcgggttcatccttattgGTTGCGTTCAACGCCATAGTcttggttgtgtcctttgatatctctgcacatctagtttcgtgtaattcaagggtagaaaacaactcttctaaagtacttaccttcaggtcttttgagatgtagtaagcatcgacgattgatgtccattccggagttcttggaaacgcattgagcgcatagcgtatagtgtcccggtttgttaccgtttcaccaagatttttgagaccagtaactagttcttttacctttgtatgtagaccggctactttctcacctttctccagacggatgttcatcagtttgttgcggaggatgtcccttctagcgagctttgcttcggacgtgccttcgtggagttccaagaacttctcccaaagttctttagcagataagtagtttccgatgcggttgacctcttgaggcggtaacacgctcagcaggtgatgttccgcacggctgtttgctaccgactcattctgctccttctttgtccaatcgctctcttctttttcttttccatctttatctattggagctacaaaaccatatttcataatcaaaatctgtttttaggaatacctccatacgacgcttccagtctgcgaagttcccctcgaattttggtggaacaatgcttggtccggccatctttgttgcttcgatcggcggttagtcctcctgaagcgcctcgctctgataccacttgtaggtccctttggaggccagcaagaggggaggggtgaattgccctacaaaataaaaccaaaaacccttctcggatattcaactaacttaaaagaacttgtaattaaaaaggcagagactaattaaaacagaaaatagacacagaggaattacttggtttgtaatcagaggattgttaatccaaggcaaagaaggcgcactaattgattctcctctgggcggagtagcctcttacagtgttgaaagcacagaaagaaataacacaaatgaaagcattggattacaagtagttgttcttaatgtatgattgcttctggaccaaggctatatttatagtcttggtccgggcgcctggaagggttccgggcgccctaggggggataaattttatcccccaacggtcggatcgagtcaaaactcgatcctgttgaaaagtcgattccgggcgcccggagccctaaggtcaacataggttgacttttcgactccggttcagctcgtctcgatccagctcatctcggtccgggtctgtttactccggctccgtttgcttgggtgatctcggccttccggaatagggctcacccgaacccatgttccggccttctcctcgagcagccttccttcccggtttctcgtccctcgaacgccgtgcacgttcttctcgtccaccggtgtactcttccgcggtcacctcgtccctcggacgcaccgagcccgtcggctctctccccgtgccatccttctcgttagccgcgtcttccgctcgacttcctgtgttcctaagctcctgcacacttagacacaagggttgaacaacgcaggacctagcttaacttgtttgatcacatcaaaacacctcgagGTTCCAACAATTAcgaccaactgaaatagggctcactcaaacccaatttctggccttctccttgagcaggcttccactccggcttctcgtccctcgaacgtcgcatacgttcttctcgtccatctatgtactcttccgtagctctttcatccctcggatgcactgagcccatcggctcccttcccgtgccatccttctcgccagctacgtcttccgctcgacttcctgtgcttctaagctcctgcacacttagacacatggatcaaaaccaaatagggtctaacctaacttagttgatcatatcaaaataaccacaGGTCCAACAAATATAGGTACATAAAAttcctgtccaattagattagttctaacgaGGACAATGGATCAAGCTTAGAATCTGGATTCCTGATCGACTGGTTCAATGGGTTAGTCGacttagactcctgaaaatcaagaagatttatttttcttgatttattatgttggtactatgcctgtataaaatgaattaagccagttttgtactggttagtcagttttgtactgacttatttaattttaatttttcagatggcacggacgattaacACATTGACTCATCGTGAAGTGCGGCGAAACTAGCTCAGGGAAGAAAtttaggagatagagtataactctgcttatggagtcgatgTACACGTTGGATGGCTTGATgatctattttggaaacttgagagagaggagtttccagtcctggataaTTATAGGATCTGGGTTTTGATGTGTTCATTGTCAAAGCATCTTAACTTCATAGAAGACTATATATGAGGCGCCATGAAGGGtgttaggatcgaaaagaatttagatatctccacaatggtatgatattgtccattttgggcctaagctctcatggttttgctcttgggctctccccaaaaggtctcatgccaatggagatatcttttcccttataaacccatgatctttcccatgtgtttccaatatgggactatgtttgcaaccttgcaaccccaacaatcccccccctcaaacaaaggaccataggcttcccacgctcgatcctcgacccaccaggtcttcctgcccctcggtccacccgacctactaggacttccttgcctaatcgcaactaggacttcctgcctggtgtctggtcctcttgatccgaacataggagtccctactttctttgtttgaggtcaatattgtacccacatggctcaatcatacCATAGCTCTTgtacacagtcggcggttaaaccttctggcaatccgggctctgataccaattgttaggatcgaaaagaatttagatatctccacaatggtatgatattgtccattttgggtctaagctctcatggttttgctcttgggctctccccaaaaggcctcatgccaatggagatatcttttctcttataaacccatgatctttcccatgtgtttccaatatgggactatgtttgcaaccttgcaaccccaacaaaagGCGCGTCACATATTCAAAAttgtgtgaggaactacttcaccatatgactgaagaggatcctgaagagttcgaagaggacccgAAAATGATCGAGGAAGATCCAGAAGAGGATCTGATTGTGGATCTGATAGAGAATCTTAAAACTGTCCTACCTGAGATTACCCCGAATGGGTCCAGGCAGAAAGGGATAATGTTGGTCattgcactagtgtctgtcctagtgggagtggtgatagcttatctagtttattagagttctattattgttattgttgttatgTATAAACAAgattagtccatttcattcatgttagtttgttatatgttaacaatatgcagcatatttttatgttaatgatatgttcattcattTATGATATTTACtctacatgatgcatgatactctttgattagttcattatgagtataatatataataattagttcattagttgggatgtgtgtaatagtattgatcaatattgatttgattggtcatacgaatgatgagtgaaaatatagttatcacttaattttgtaaaccaactcaaattaatattgagtcgatcataaattgcatacatatgaattacattgaatactaaataatgtatttatttatgatagattatggcaaccaaaaacattaTAGATGAACTCAACAAGGATGAAAAACTTattggggataactataagatctgacacctcaggatacagtatgtacttgaggaacgaGAAGTTCTGGAGGCTGTAAATAAGGTTATGGTAGAACCTGTAGTTGGTCCCACTACACagcacagacgagatcttgatgtctATAAGGGATGGAAGAAAAAGGGCTCCACtacaaagggcatattgattagttcaatgataaatgacctagcttttgagt is a window encoding:
- the LOC121983320 gene encoding SKP1-like protein 1, producing the protein MDKKKITLLSSDGEAFEVDAAVAMVSKTIEHMVEFDCAEDTIPLPNVNSRILVKIIEYCQKHVLDDPAKSSDDKEKLKSWDDKFVKVDQDTLFELMMAANYMDIKGLLDLLCQSVADMITRKTPEEIRKTFNIKNDFTPEEEEKIRRENQWAVE